One window from the genome of Schistocerca piceifrons isolate TAMUIC-IGC-003096 chromosome 1, iqSchPice1.1, whole genome shotgun sequence encodes:
- the LOC124712983 gene encoding ecotropic viral integration site 5 ortholog isoform X2 has translation MSAMVAHLVDTSNNNSSSLCGSGGDHAGNNNGGEPGFQLDTADPSPGDLALLAKLEEANRLIEADAKSLNSLSGNSGHSRKSSDTSQISLTSGTSSSQERNEDGGEEDVWSLWGRISNDWENYWKKRNPFVRELVRKGVPHHFRGIVWQLLCGAHDSPVKKQYADYIKATSACEKVIRRDIARTYPEHDFFKEKDGLGQESLFNVMKAYSLHDREVGYCQGSGFIVGLLLMQMPEEEAFAVLVKLMQEYKMRDMFKPTMAELGLCMYQLENLVQELIPDLHIHFQSQSFHTSMYASSWFLTLFTTALPLSVACRIMDVFLSEGMEIIFKVALALLTLGKEDLLCLDMEGMLKYFQKDLPPKAEADIDGLMQLAYNIKYNPKKMKKLEKDYTVMKTKEQEEMVELRRLRTENRLLRQRVELLEAESSELADRLVRGQVSRAEEEETSFVVQRELAALRHTHLETSHQLELAHEEIRNLSLLMQETNSSRQSSLEEVTHKRELLSQKEELIECLQDELVKVRLREAENDALIRDLRARIQELEEDKKTLRETTPDNSVAHLQEELIAVKLREAEANLSLKDLRQRVSDLIAQWQRHLQEHRMEAQPPPDSTPKKLLFWESRGNETQRLEEDLMTTRLREMEALTELKELRLKVMELETQVQVSTNQLRRQDEEKKNLRDELDQVMTRERELQSKLKEQQNRYSDLESKMKDELMMARIRDAEHTQCVAELTQKISVLELKNQEMVAEGELRSNMDDSEKVRDLQDKVADLKAEFPTPTSPDVEPWKWLES, from the exons GCTTATTGAAGCCGATGCCAAATCCTTAAATTCTCTTTCTGGAAACAGCGGCCATTCCAGAAAGAGCTCGGACACATCCCAGATATCTTTGACATCAG GGACCAGTTCAAGTCAAGAAAGAAATGAAGATGGTGGTGAAGAAGATGTGTGGAGCTTATGGGGCCGCATTTCTAATGACTGGGAGAATTATTGGAAAAAAAGAAACCCATTTGTCAGA GAACTTGTTCGAAAGGGTGTTCCACACCATTTTAGGGGTATTGTATGGCAGCTGCTATGTGGTGCCCATGATTCTCCTGTTAAGAAACAATATGCAGACTACATCAAGGCAACATCTGCATGTGAAAAG GTGATAAGGCGAGATATTGCACGCACGTATCCTGAGCATGACTTTTTTAAGGAGAAAGATGGTTTAGGACAAGAAAGCTTGTTCAATGTGATGAAAGCTTATTCATTACATGATCGTGAAGTGGGCTACTGCCAAGGTTCGGGCTTCATTGTTGGACTGCTTCTTATGCAG ATGCCTGAAGAAGAAGCATTTGCAGTTCTAGTGAAGCTTATGCAAGAATACAAGATGAGGGACATGTTCAAACCAACTATGGCAGAACTTGGGCTGTGCATGTATCAGTTGGAGAACCTTGTGCAG GAGCTGATTCCTGACCTGCACATCCACTTCCAGTCTCAGAGCTTCCACACAAGTATGTACGCCAGTAGCTGGTTTCTTACACTCTTCACAACTGCGCTGCCTCTATCAGTTGCATGCAG gattATGGATGTGTTCTTATCCGAAGGCATGGAAATAATATTTAAGGTAGCTCTTGCACTGCTTACTCTTGGGAAAGAAGATCTCCTGTGCCTCGATATGGAGGGGATGTTAAAG tacttCCAAAAGGACCTTCCCCCAAAAGCAGAAGCTGATATTGATGGCTTAATGCAACTTGCATACAATATCAAATATAATCCAAAGAAGAtgaaaaagttggaaaaagattatACTGTAATGAAAACAAAGGAGCAAGAAGAAATGGTAGAATTACGG AGACTTCGCACAGAGAATCGCCTTCTCCGCCAACGGGTGGAACTACTAGAAGCTGAGTCCAGTGAGTTGGCAGACAGGTTAGTCCGTGGGCAGGTCTCACGTGCTGAAGAGGAGGAGACATCATTTGTTGTTCAGCGGGAACTAGCAGCACTACGGCACACTCACCTTGAGACTTCACATCAGCTGGAGTTAGCACATGAAGAAATTCGAAATCTTTCCTTGCTTATGCAAGAGACG AACTCATCACGCCAGTCTTCATTGGAGGAAGTCACTCACAAACGTGAGCTGCTGagtcagaaggaagaactgatagAATGCCTTCAGGATGAGCTGGTAAAAGTGCGCTTGAGAGAGGCAGAGAACGATGCACTTATTCGTGATCTCCGTGCCCGTATACAGGAGTTGGAAGAG GATAAGAAAACTCTTCGTGAAACTACTCCAGACAATTCTGTGGCCCATCTCCAAGAGGAACTGATAGCTGTCAAACTAAGGGAGGCAGAGGCAAACCTCTCGCTCAAGGACCTGAGGCAGAGAGTTTCGGATTTAATTGCACAGTGGCAGAGGCATTTGCAG GAACATCGAATGGAAGCTCAGCCTCCACCTGATAGTACACCAAAGAAACTGCTTTTTTGGGAAAGTCGGGGAAATGAGACACAACGTCTTGAGGAAGACCTGATGACAACACGTCTTCGTGAAATGGAGGCACTCACAGAATTGAAAGAACTCAGACTAAAGGTTATGGAACTTGAGACACAG GTCCAAGTAAGCACAAACCAGTTGCGACGACAGGATGAGGAGAAAAAGAACCTTAGAGATGAACTTGATCAGGTTATGACACGTGAACGAGAATTACAGTCAAAGCTCAAAGAACAGCAGAATAGATACTCTGATCTTGAATCAAAG ATGAAAGATGAGCTGATGATGGCTAGAATAAGGGATGCAGAACATACACAATGTGTCGCAGAACTTACCCAGAAAATCTCGGTTCTCGAATTAAAG AACCAGGAGATGGTTGCAGAAGGAGAACTACGTAGCAACATGGATGACAGTGAAAAAGTTCGTGATTTACAAGACAAGGTTGCTGACCTCAAGGCTGAG TTCCCCACGCCCACAAGCCCGGACGTTGAGCCCTGGAAATGGCTGGA